GCTCGACTGCAAGCAGGAGCGGTGCCAGGAGCTAACCCAGGACGCGCCGACGGTGCTCGACCACCTGTGCGACGCCTGCCGGGCCCATTTCGACGCCGTGCGCAAAGCGCTCGAGGCCCTTGGTGTGCCGTATGCGGTCAACCCGCGCCTGGTGCGCGGCCTCGACTACTACACGCAGACGGCCTTCGAGTTTGTCGTCGAAGGGGAGGGCCACCTGGCGGGGACGATCTGCGGCGGCGGACGGTACAACGGGCTCGTGGCCGAGCTGGGCGGCCCGGACGTGCCGGGCATCGGGTTTGCCTTTGGCGTCGAGCGGCTCCTCTACGTCCTTGCCGCGCAGGGGACCCGCCTTCCCGCCGATGCCGGGCTGGACTGCTTCGTCATCGCCTTGGGCGAGGCGGCCAAGGGCGAGGCGCTCGTGCTGGCGCAGCGGCTGCGCGCGGCGGGGCTTTCGGCCGACGTCGACTACCTCGACCGCAAGCTGAAGGCCCAGTTCAAGGTGGCCGACCGCTACGGCGCGCGCTTTGCCGCCATCCTCGGCGACGACGAGCTTGCCCGCGGCGTCGTGCAGCTGAAGAACCTGGCCACCGGCGAGCAGGAGGCGGTGCCGCTGGCCGATGTGGCCGAAGCCGTACGGCAGCGCCTGAACCGGAGCGAAGGATAACCACGCGTGCGGAAGGAGAAGGGAGGCGATTCCATGTGGACGATCCAACGCACCCATTGGTGTGGCGAATTGCGCCCCAAGCACGTGGGGGCGGAGGTGGGCCTCAACGGCTGGGTGCACCGGCGGCGCGACTTGGGGGACCTGATCTTCATCGACCTGCGCGACCGCACCGGCCTCATCCAGCTCGTCTTTGACCCGTCCATTTCCGAAGAGGCCCACGCCGCGGCGAAGGAGGTGCGCAGCGAGTACGTGCTCGCCGTGCGTGGCAAGGTGGTGGCCCGCACGCCGGAGACGGTCAACCCCAACCTGGCCACAGGCGAAGTGGAGGTGCAGGTGCACGCCGTCGAGGTGGTGAACGCGGCCAAAACGCCGCCCTTTGTCCTCGACGACCGCGCCGAGGTGGACGAGAGCGTGCGCCTCAAGTACCGCTACCTCGACCTGCGCCGTCCCGTCCTGCAGCGCACGCTGATGCTGCGCCACCGCGCGGCCAAGGCCTTCCGCGACTTCCTCGACGCCCAGGGGTTCGTGGAGATCGAAACGCCGATGCTGACGCGCTCCACGCCGGAGGGGGCCCGCGACTACCTGGTGCCGAGCCGCGTCCACCCGGGCCAGTTTTACGCGCTGCCCCAGTCGCCGCAGCTCTTCAAGCAGCTCTTGATGGTGGCCGGCTTCGAGCGCTACTACCAGATCGTCCGCTGCTTCCGCGACGAGGACCTGCGCGCCGACCGGCAGCCGGAGTTCACCCAGGTGGACATTGAGACGTCCTTCCTGCGCGCCGAGCAGATCCAGGAGCTGGTGGAAGCGCTGATCGCCTACGTGTGGAAGGAGACGATCGGCGTCGACGTGCCGCGCCCCTTCCCGCGCCTGTCGTACCAGGAGGCGATGGACCGCTACGGAACGGACAAGCCGGACATCCGCTTCGGCCTCGAGCTGAAGGACGTGTCCGACATCGCCGCCGCGTGCCAGTTCCAGGTGTTCCGCCGCGCCGTGGAGGCCGGCGGCCGCGTCCAGGCCCTCAACGCCAAGGGCTGTGCGGGCTTTAGCCGCAAGGAGATCGCCGCCTACGAGGAGGAGGCCAAGCGCCACGGGGCCAAGGGCTTGGCCTATTTGGCGCGGACGGCGGAGGGCTGGAAGGGGCCCATCGCCAAGTTCTTCACCGAAGGGGAGCTGGCGGCCCTGGCCGAGCGGCTCGAGGCGGAACCGGGCGACCTGCTCTTCTTCTGCGCCGACCAGGCCGAGGTGGTGGCCGCCGTGCTGGGCAACCTGCGGCTGAAGCTGGGGCGGGAGCGGGGGCTCATTCCGGACAACGCCTTCGCGTTCCTGTGGGTGGTCGACTTTCCGCTTCTTACGTACGACGAGGAAGAGGGGCGCTTCGTGGCCAACCACCATCCCTTTACCATGCCGCGGGAGGAAGACATTCCCCTCTTTGACACCGATCCGGCCCGCATCCGCGCCCAGGCCTACGACCTCGTGTGCAACGGCTACGAGATCGCCGGCGGCAGCATCCGCATTCACCGCCGCGACGTGCAGGAGAAGATGTTCCGGGTCCTCGGCTTCACTGAGGAACAGGCGCGGGAGAAGTTTGGCTTTTTGCTCGAGGCCTTCGAATACGGCACGCCGCCCCACGGCGGCATCGCCTTCGGGTTTGACCGTGTGGTGATGCTCCTCGCCGGGCGGAGCAATTTGCGCGAGACGATCGCCTTCCCGAAGACGACCAGCGCCGCCGATCTCATGGTTGGCGCGCCTTCGGAAGTGGACCCGAAGCAACTGGAGGAGCTGCGCATCGCCGTCGTCGACGAGGCGCGCGCAGCGCGTTGAACCGAGGGGCGTTCCTGCAGGCCGCTTCGCCACGCGCGGCCGGAGCGGGACGCCTCGTCCTTTTGAGGTTTCGGTTTTGCTGACGGCTTTTGTCGGCGGGCAGGATTTCGGGGGTCCCGCGTCGAACCTTCGCCGAAAATATCTGACATCGATGGAAGGGTCGGGCGGGAATGGTGGAAGAGAAGAAGCCGTTCATCGAAGCGTTGATTCACGGCGGCGACGTGGTGTGGGTCACCTACGTAGATGGCCAGCGGCGGCAGTGCACGGAGCGCGGGAAGTTTCTCTATATCGTTGGCGATGCGGCCGTGTTTGTCAGCCAGCGGGAAGGGCGCCCCATCGTTCTCCATTTTCGCCGCATCCTGCGCATCGAACCGCCGCATCGCGGCGTGCGTGGGGAAGCGTGAGGAGGGCGCATACTTCTCAAGGGCCGGCTCCCGATCGAGCCGGCCTTGTTATTTCCGACCTTTACACACGGAATTGCCCTAGGTATAATACCGGTGAGACCGCGGGCGAAGGAGCCGAAGGAGCGATCGCCTATGGACCTGTTCGATTATGCCGGCGAACAGGAGCAGCAGCGCATGGCGCCCTTGGCGGCGCGCATGCGGCCGCGCACGCTGGACGAGTTCGTCGGCCAACGGCACATCCTGGGAGAAGGGAAGCTGCTCCGCCGGGCCATCGAGGCCGACCAGCTGTCGTCGCTCATTTTTTATGGCCCGCCGGGGACAGGCAAAACGACGCTGGCCCGCGTCATCGCCAACACGACGAAGAGCCACTTCACCGACCTCAACGCCGTGACGGCGGGCGTCGCCGACATTCGGCGCATCGTCGACGAGGCCAAGGCGCGGCTGGGCATGTACGGCCAGCGCACCATTCTGTTTATCGACGAGATTCATCGCTTCAACAAGGCCCAGCAGGACGCCTTGTTGCCGTATGTGGAAGAGGGCACGGTGATCCTGATCGGGGCCACGACGGAAAACCCCTTCTTTGAAGTGAACGCCGCGCTGCTGTCGCGCTCGCAAATCTTTCCCCTCCATCCGCTTACGGAGGACGAGCTGCGCCTCATTGCCGAGCGCGCGCTCAGCGACGCGGAGCGGGGGCTGGGGGCGCTCAACATCCGCATCGACGAGGATGCTCTGGCGCACCTGATCCGCTATGCGGACGGGGACGCGCGGCGCCTCTTGAACGCCCTTGAGCTGGCCGCCCTCACCACGCGGCCGGGGGCCGACGGCGTCGTGCACATCACCCTGGACGTGGCCGTGGAGTCGATCCAGCGCCCCGCGGTGCGCTACGACAAGTCGGGGGACAACCATTACGACACCATCTCGGCGTTCATCAAATCGATCCGCGGCTCCGATCCCGACGCGGCGCTGTACTGGCTGGCGCGCATGCTCGATGCCGGGGAAGACCCGCGCTTCATCGCCCGCCGCCTCGTCATCTCCGCCGCCGAGGACATCGGCAACGCCGACCCGCAGGCGTTGCAGGTGGCGGTAGCCGCCTTCCATGCGCTGGAGCTCGTCGGCATGCCGGAGGGGCGCATCCCCCTGGCCCAGGCGGTCACCTACCTGGCCACGGCGCCGAAGAGCAACGCGTCCTATGTGGCCATCAACGAGGCCCTGCGCATGGTGCGCGAAGAGGGCCATCGCCCGGTGCCCCCGCACCTGCGCGACGCCAACTACAAGGGAGCGGCGGCCTTGGGGCACGGCCAGGGCTACCTGTACCCGCACGACTACCCGGGCCATTTCGTGCCGCAGCGCTACCTGCCCGAGGGCGTGGACGTCGTGTTTTACCGCCCGTCCGAGAACGGCTACGAACGGGAGATCGGCGAGCGGCTTTCGCGCTGGCGCGCCCGCCAGCGGGAGGGCGTATAGGGGACGGCTGCGCAGCAAAGGCTGAATGTGATGCGGAAAACGCCGCGGGTGTGCTGCCTGCCGAACCGGAGAGCAAACCGTCAAAGGGGTGGGAAAGGTGAAGGTTTCCACCAGAGGGCGCTACGGGCTTACCATCATGATGGAGCTGGCCCGTCGTTATGGGGAAGGGCCCACGTCGCTCAAGACGATCGCCCAGAAGCACGACCTGTCCGAGCATTATCTGGAGCAGCTCGTCGCGCCGCTGCGCAACGCCGGTCTGGTGAAGAGCGTGCGCGGGGCCCACGGCGGGTACATGCTGGCGCGCGAGCCGGAGCGCATTACTGCCGGTGACATCCTGCGCGTGTTGGAAGGCCCGCTCTCTCCCGTCGACGAGGAAGAGGACGACCCGGCCAAGCGGGAGTTGTGGGCGCGCATTCGCGACAAGGTGACGGAAGTGCTCGATTCGACCACCCTGGCCGATCTGCTCACCTTCGGCCGGGAAAGTGACGAGGACTACTACATGTTCTACATCTGATGGAGGCGTCGCACATGAACCCGATCTACCTGGACCACGCGGCGTCGATGCCCGTGCATCCGGACGTGGTCGCGGCGATGGTGCCGTACCTCACGGAGCATTTTGGCAACCCGTCGAGCATCCACGGCTTTGGGCGCAAGGTGCGCCTGGCCATTGAGGACGCCCGGGAGACGGTGGCCCGGGCGCTGGGCACCGATCCGGCGCGCATCGTCTTCACCAGCGGGGGGACGGAGGCCGACAACCTCGCCCTCTTCGGCCCCGCCTTCGCGCACCGGGAAAAGGGCAAAACGCACCTCGTGACGACGCAGATCGAACACCACGCCGTGCTCGAGGCGTGCCAACACCTTGAGCGCCTCGGCTTTTCGGTCACCTACTTGCCCGTCGACCGCACCGGCCGCGTCGACCCCGACGACGTGGCGCGGGCCATCCGCCCGGAGACGGTGCTTGTCAGCGTGATGTACGGCAACAACGAGGTGGGAACGCTTCAGCCCATCGCCGAGATCGGGCGCATCTGCCGCGAACGCGGGGTGTATTTCCACACCGACGCCGTGCAGGCCTTTGGCGTCGAGCCCATCGACGTCGCGACCCTGTCGGTCGACCTTCTGACGGTTTCAGCGCACAAGATCGGCGGCCCCAAGGGCGTCGGCGCCCTGTACGTGGCCCGCGAGGTCGTGATGTACCCGCACCTTTTCGGCGGGAACCAGGAGCGCAAGCGGCGGGCGGGAACGGAAAACGTGCCCGGCATCATCGGCTTTGCCAAGGCCGTTGAGATCGCGATGGCCGAGCGCGAGAAGCGGCGGGAGCGGTACCGGGCGCTTCGCCGGCTGATGCTCTCGGTGTGGGAGGCGCGCGGCATCGACCACGTCGTCAACGGCCATCCGGAAGCCTTCCTGCCCCACGTGCTCAACGTCAGCTTCCCCGGCGTGGACACGGAAACGATGCTGATGAACCTCGACTTGGCCGGCATCGCCGCCTCCAGCGGTTCGGCCTGCACGTCGGGCTCGCTGGAGCGGTCCCACGTGCTGAAGGCGATGAACCTGCCCCCCGAAGTGGTGGACTCGGCGGTGCGCTTCAGCTTCGGCCCGGGCAACACCGAGGAGGACGTGCGCGCGGCGGCCGAGCGCGTGGCCGACATCGTCGAGCGCCTGCGCGGGCGGAAATAAGGCGAGGCTGACGCGGCGGGAAAAGGGGCGATGGACGTGTGGGCGGTGGGACCTCCAAACCGAGGGGGTGTTCCCACCCGAAACATCCGGTATACTAAAGATCAAAGATCAAACCCTCTTGAACCAAAGGAAGTCGAGGTGGGAACCGTGTACGACGTGGCCGTTGTGGGTGCCGGTCCGGCCGGCGCCAGCGCCGCCCTCTTTCTGGCCAAAGCCGGAAAGAAGACCCTGGTCATCGACAGCGACCAGAGCATCACGAAACGGGCCTGGATCGAAAACCATTACGGCGTGGAGGCCATCGCCGGCCCCGATCTGGTGGAGCTCGGCAAGAAGCAAGCGGCCAAATTCGGGGCGGAACTTGTGGCGGGGAAGGTGACGAACATCGTCCCGGCGGGCGACGGCTTCCGCTTGGAAACCGAAGACGGAAAGACGTATGAGGCCAAGCAGGTGATTTTGGCCACGGGGGTGGCCGTCGAGCTGGCCGAGAAAATCGGCCTCCGGACCAAACCCGGAACGGAGCCGCGAATCAAGACGGTCATCGACGTCGACCCGGCCGGCAAAACCAGCGTCCCCGGCGTCTGGGCGGCGGGCACGGTGGCCGGCTGCAGCGTGCACACAATCATCACCGCCGGCGACGGGGCGCGGGTGGCCATCAACCTGATCAGCGAGCTGAACGGCGAACGCTACGTCGACCACGACGTCCTGAAGGCGTAGCACACCGGCATGCGGAGGATGGAGGGAGAGGGAGCCGAATGCTCCCTTCTCTCTTTTTCCGGGTGCCGTCGCATGGCGCCATTTGCCGAAGCGGAACACCGCCGGATAGGGACAAGGGCCGAATGTGGTACAATAAAAAAACAGGCTGTCCGGGATAAGGAAGGGATCTTCTCATGGCGAAAAAAGTGGTTGTGGCGATGAGCGGCGGCGTCGACAGCTCGGTGACGGCCGCCCTGATGAAACAGGCGGGCTACGAGGTGATCGGCATCACCATGCGTCTGTACCAGCCCGACGACCCGCTGGAGCAGGCCAACTACACGGGGGGCTGCTGTTCCCTCGACGATGTGTACGATGCCCGCCGCGTGTGCGAGCAGCTCGGCATTCCCCACTACGCCGTCAACTTCAAGCACGAGTTCAACGAAAAGGTGATCGCCTACTTCGAGCGCGAATACAAGCGCGGGCGCACGCCCAACCCGTGCATCGCCTGCAACATCTACATGAAGTACGACCTGCTCCTGCAGAAGGCCCTTGACCTGGGCGCCGACTACCTGGCTACCGGGCACTACGCCGTTCGCGAATACGACGAGGCGCGGGGCCGCTTCGTGCTGAAAAAAGGCGTCGACCCGCGCAAGGACCAGTCCTACGTGCTCTGCCACATGACGCAGGAGCAGCTGAAGCATACGCTGTTTCCGCTCGGGAAGTACCGCAAGGACCAGGTGCGCCAGATGGCCAAGGAATTTGGCCTGCGCGTGTACAACAAGCCGGACAGCCAGGAAATCTGCTTCATTCCCAACAACGACTACAAGGCGTTTATCCAGAAGCGGTCCAAGGACGAGATCAAGGAAGGGTACATCTACGACACGAAGGGGAACATCGTTGGCAAGCACAAGGGCATCCCCTTCTACACCATCGGCCAGCGCCACGGGCTGGGCCTCAACCTGGGCCGTCCGGTCTATGTTGTGGACATCATCCCCGAGCGCAACGCCATCGTCGTCGGGGGGCCGGAGGATGTCCTCGGCACGGAGCTCGTGGCCGACAGCGTGAACTGGATCGCCATCCCCGAACTCACGGAGCCGATCCGCGTCGAGGCGAAGATCCGCTCCCAGGCTGAGCCCGCCCCGTGCACCGTCACGCCCCTCGAGGACGGGCGCGTCCACGTGCGCTTTGACGAGCCGCAGCGGGCCATCACCCCGGGGCAGACCATCGCCTTCTACGACGGCGACCTCGTCGTCGGCGGGGCGATCATCGACAAGCGCATCCTGCCCCATGCAGAAGACGAAGCGGAACCGGCGGTGCCGGCGACAACGTGACCGGCTGCGCGGCTGCCGCAGCGCCCCCAACCGCATGCGCAAACAAAGCGAGCCGCCCGGCAGGCGGGATTTGCCCCGCGCCGGGCGGTTTTCTGCTGCGGCCCTTGTGCTAGAATGGACAGGGAAACGTTGGATGCGGAGGGACGGCCATGCGCGAGGACACGGAGCAGCTGGCCCTGTTTGGCGGCGGCTTTTTGAAGGGGGAAATCCTCCACGAGATCTTCCACAACGACGAGACGCTGTACACGGTGGCCCGGGTGAAGGTCCTCGAGGCGTCGGAGGAGGGCGCGCCGGACGAGGCGGTGGTGGTGGGCCATTTTCCGCGCCCCCACCCGGACGAGCAGTACATCTTCTACGGCGAGTGGGTCGACCATCCCAAGTTCGGCCGCCAGTACCACGCCCGGCGCTTTGAGAAGGCCCTGCCGAAGACGCGGGCCGGCCTCATCAAGTACCTTTCCAGCGGCCTGTTTCCGGGCGTGGGGAAGAAGACGGCGGAGAAAATCGTCGACCGCTTCGGCGAGCAGGCCCTCACCGTCATCGCCCAGACCCCGGAGCGGCTCGAGGAGATTCCTGGCCTGTCGGCGGCGAAAGCGCGCAAGATCCACGAGGCCGTCCTCGAGCACCAGGCCCTGGAGCAGGCCCTCGTCTTCTTGTACGAGTTTGGCATCGGCACCGCCCTGGCCCTGCGCATCTACCAGGTGTACCGCCACGACACCCTGCGCGTGCTGCGGGAAGACCCGTACCGCCTCATCGTCGACGTGGAGGGCGTCGGCTTCAAGCGGGCCGACGAGATCGGCCGGGCCATGGGCGTGGCCGTGGATTCCCCCCGGCGGTTGCGGGCGGCCTGCCTCCACCTCTTGCAGGAGGCGGCCCACGGCGGCGGCCACGCCTTTCTTCCCGTGCCCGAGCTGGTCGGGCGGGTGGTGCGCCTCCTCGACGAAAGCGGCGACCACCGCTTTTCCGACGCCGACGTGGAGCGGGAAATCCTCGCCCTGCACGAGGAAGGGCAGGTGGTGGTGGAGGGGGCGCGCTGCTACCTGCCGTCGCTGTACTGGGCCGAGGTGGGCGTGGCGCGCCACGTGGCCCGGTTGCTCGCAACGCCGGCAGTGGAGCGCTTTTCCGACGACGAGGTGCGCGCGGCCCTGGCGGCGGTGGAAGAGGAACTGGGCATTCGCTACGCCCCGTCCCAGCGCCTGGCCATCGAGACGGCGGTGCGCGAGCCGCTCATGATCCTCACCGGCGGGCCGGGGACGGGCAAGACGACGGTGCTGCGCGGCCTGTGCCGCCTCTTTGCGCGGCTGTGGAAGCTGCCCCTCGATCCCGCCGCCTACCGCGCGCCAGACAGCCCGCCCTACCCCATCCTGCTGGTGGCGCCGACGGGACGCGCCGCCAAGCGGATGGGCGAGGCCACCGGCCTGCCGGCGATGACCGTGCACCGCCTGCTCGGCTGGCGCGGCGACGCGGTGGAGCGCGACGCCGACAACCCGCTGGAAGGGAGGCTCCTCATCGTCGACGAGACGTCGATGATGGACATCTGGCTGACCAACCAGCTGCTCCGCGCCGTGCCCCGCGGCATGCGCGTCCTCTTCGTCGGCGACGCCGACCAGCTGCCGTCGGTGGGTCCGGGGAACGTCCTGGCCGACCTCATCGCTTCGCACCGCGTGCCCGTGGTGCGCCTCACCGACGTCTACCGCCAGGCCGAGGGCTCCTCGATCATCCGCCTGGCCCACGCCGTGAAGGACGGGGTGCTGCCCGACGACTTTGCCGATCCCCTTCCCGACCGCCGCTTTTTTCCCTGCAGCGGCGAGACGTGCGTCGAGGTGATCAAGCAGGTGTGCACCGCTGCGCTGGCCAAGGGGTACGCGGCGCGGGACATTCAGGTGCTTGCCCCGATGTACCGCGGCCCCGCCGGCGTCGACCAGCTCAACCGCGAGCTGCAGGCCCTCTTCAATCCGCCGGCGCCGGGCAAGGGCGAGCTGGAGCTGGGGGAGACGGTGTTCCGCGTGGGGGACAAGGTGCTCCAGCTCGTCAACAACCCGGAGGCGCAGGTGTTCAACGGCGACATCGGCGAGGTGGTGGCCATCTTGTCGCCGGAGGAAGTCGGGGAGCGGGAGCCGGTGGTTGTCGTCCGCTTCGATGCCCACGAGGTGCGCTACCGCCGCAGCCAGCTCCACCAGCTCACCCTGGCCTACTGCTGCTCCATCCACAAGGCCCAGGGCAGCGAGTTTCCCATTGTCATCTTGCCCCTCCTGCGCGCCCACTGGCGCATGTTGCGGCGCAACCTCCTGTACACCGGCGTCACCCGCGCCAAATCGTACCTGATTCTGTGCGGCGAGCGCGCCGCCTTTGCCCACGCGGCCCGCTGCGCGGACGACCGCGAGCGGTTTACGGCGCTCATTGAGCGGCTGGCGCAAACGGTGGACGGCATGCCAGCAGGCGGGGAGGATGAAGCCGTGGCGGATGGGCAGACTAACGGGTGAGCGGGGTCTGGCGCCAAGGGGAGCGGGCAAGGTGTGTCCCTTTTCCAGCGGAGAACCAGCCGGAGCGGACGTCTGGCTTGGCTGCCCCTGAGGGGAATAGGACGGGGAAGGTCTGGCCATCCTGATACCGATGATTTCCATCGGAACGCTTGAGCAGGGGAGGCCAGACCATGTGGCAATGTCCGAACTGCAAACGGAAGGACGTTGGGAAAGTGGGCAGCCATCAGTTCTACTGCTGGAACTGCCTCATCGAATACAGCGTGATGGGCGGACAGGTTCACGTGTACGCCGTGGAGGAGGACGGCTCGCTCAGCTCCCTGGACGATCTGTTTGCGCCCGAGGAACTCCGCCTACAGCCGTAACGAGGAAGGAGGAGGCCGATGAACGGCAGAGGCTGGCTCGTTACCGCACTGGCCGGGGGCCTGTTGATGGTGGCGGCGGTGATGGCCGCGCGGCGAAACGCGCCCGCCGCACGCTGGAGGCGGATGATGCGCATGGGGCGGTGGGCGGTGCGCATGGCGCCGGCCTGGCGGATGGTCCCTGTTGCGTCCAGCATGCGCCCCCTGCTGTCGGCCCGCCTCATGGCTCGGGCCGGGCGCCAGTTGGCCCGCCTGTGGCGATGACGGGGACGTTGGGGGCCTGAGGGCGCGACGAGGAAGCCCTTTGAACCCGGGTTCAGAGGGCTTTTTTGAGGCGAGCGGAGGTGTGGCCGTGGACGGCGGAAAGGACGCGCGCAAAGGGAGATGGCTGCTGGCGGCGGGGGTGATCCTCCTTGCCGTGTACCTCATCACCCTCGTCATGCCGGTGCTGTCGAGGGTCTTTTCCTTTTTGACCACCCTCGCCATGCCCTTCGTGTTGGCCTTCATCATCGCCTATTTGCTCCATCCCCTCGTGCGCCGGTTTACGC
The Calditerricola satsumensis DNA segment above includes these coding regions:
- the hisS gene encoding histidine--tRNA ligase: MAIQKPRGTEDILPGQAEAWQYVERKAREWFARYRYREIRTPLFEHTELFQRGVGETTDIVEKEMYTFADRKGRSLTLRPEGTAGVVRAFVEHKLYAEPDVVKLYYLGPMFRYERPQAGRQRQFHQIGVEAFGSADPRLDAEVMELAWRIFTDLGVQHLRLDVNSVGCPMCRPRHRQALVEHLAGVKDELCPDCQSRLVRNPLRVLDCKQERCQELTQDAPTVLDHLCDACRAHFDAVRKALEALGVPYAVNPRLVRGLDYYTQTAFEFVVEGEGHLAGTICGGGRYNGLVAELGGPDVPGIGFAFGVERLLYVLAAQGTRLPADAGLDCFVIALGEAAKGEALVLAQRLRAAGLSADVDYLDRKLKAQFKVADRYGARFAAILGDDELARGVVQLKNLATGEQEAVPLADVAEAVRQRLNRSEG
- the aspS gene encoding aspartate--tRNA ligase produces the protein MWTIQRTHWCGELRPKHVGAEVGLNGWVHRRRDLGDLIFIDLRDRTGLIQLVFDPSISEEAHAAAKEVRSEYVLAVRGKVVARTPETVNPNLATGEVEVQVHAVEVVNAAKTPPFVLDDRAEVDESVRLKYRYLDLRRPVLQRTLMLRHRAAKAFRDFLDAQGFVEIETPMLTRSTPEGARDYLVPSRVHPGQFYALPQSPQLFKQLLMVAGFERYYQIVRCFRDEDLRADRQPEFTQVDIETSFLRAEQIQELVEALIAYVWKETIGVDVPRPFPRLSYQEAMDRYGTDKPDIRFGLELKDVSDIAAACQFQVFRRAVEAGGRVQALNAKGCAGFSRKEIAAYEEEAKRHGAKGLAYLARTAEGWKGPIAKFFTEGELAALAERLEAEPGDLLFFCADQAEVVAAVLGNLRLKLGRERGLIPDNAFAFLWVVDFPLLTYDEEEGRFVANHHPFTMPREEDIPLFDTDPARIRAQAYDLVCNGYEIAGGSIRIHRRDVQEKMFRVLGFTEEQAREKFGFLLEAFEYGTPPHGGIAFGFDRVVMLLAGRSNLRETIAFPKTTSAADLMVGAPSEVDPKQLEELRIAVVDEARAAR
- a CDS encoding AAA family ATPase, producing the protein MDLFDYAGEQEQQRMAPLAARMRPRTLDEFVGQRHILGEGKLLRRAIEADQLSSLIFYGPPGTGKTTLARVIANTTKSHFTDLNAVTAGVADIRRIVDEAKARLGMYGQRTILFIDEIHRFNKAQQDALLPYVEEGTVILIGATTENPFFEVNAALLSRSQIFPLHPLTEDELRLIAERALSDAERGLGALNIRIDEDALAHLIRYADGDARRLLNALELAALTTRPGADGVVHITLDVAVESIQRPAVRYDKSGDNHYDTISAFIKSIRGSDPDAALYWLARMLDAGEDPRFIARRLVISAAEDIGNADPQALQVAVAAFHALELVGMPEGRIPLAQAVTYLATAPKSNASYVAINEALRMVREEGHRPVPPHLRDANYKGAAALGHGQGYLYPHDYPGHFVPQRYLPEGVDVVFYRPSENGYEREIGERLSRWRARQREGV
- the cymR gene encoding cysteine metabolism transcriptional regulator CymR — its product is MKVSTRGRYGLTIMMELARRYGEGPTSLKTIAQKHDLSEHYLEQLVAPLRNAGLVKSVRGAHGGYMLAREPERITAGDILRVLEGPLSPVDEEEDDPAKRELWARIRDKVTEVLDSTTLADLLTFGRESDEDYYMFYI
- a CDS encoding cysteine desulfurase family protein; the encoded protein is MNPIYLDHAASMPVHPDVVAAMVPYLTEHFGNPSSIHGFGRKVRLAIEDARETVARALGTDPARIVFTSGGTEADNLALFGPAFAHREKGKTHLVTTQIEHHAVLEACQHLERLGFSVTYLPVDRTGRVDPDDVARAIRPETVLVSVMYGNNEVGTLQPIAEIGRICRERGVYFHTDAVQAFGVEPIDVATLSVDLLTVSAHKIGGPKGVGALYVAREVVMYPHLFGGNQERKRRAGTENVPGIIGFAKAVEIAMAEREKRRERYRALRRLMLSVWEARGIDHVVNGHPEAFLPHVLNVSFPGVDTETMLMNLDLAGIAASSGSACTSGSLERSHVLKAMNLPPEVVDSAVRFSFGPGNTEEDVRAAAERVADIVERLRGRK
- a CDS encoding NAD(P)/FAD-dependent oxidoreductase, whose amino-acid sequence is MYDVAVVGAGPAGASAALFLAKAGKKTLVIDSDQSITKRAWIENHYGVEAIAGPDLVELGKKQAAKFGAELVAGKVTNIVPAGDGFRLETEDGKTYEAKQVILATGVAVELAEKIGLRTKPGTEPRIKTVIDVDPAGKTSVPGVWAAGTVAGCSVHTIITAGDGARVAINLISELNGERYVDHDVLKA
- the mnmA gene encoding tRNA 2-thiouridine(34) synthase MnmA, producing MAKKVVVAMSGGVDSSVTAALMKQAGYEVIGITMRLYQPDDPLEQANYTGGCCSLDDVYDARRVCEQLGIPHYAVNFKHEFNEKVIAYFEREYKRGRTPNPCIACNIYMKYDLLLQKALDLGADYLATGHYAVREYDEARGRFVLKKGVDPRKDQSYVLCHMTQEQLKHTLFPLGKYRKDQVRQMAKEFGLRVYNKPDSQEICFIPNNDYKAFIQKRSKDEIKEGYIYDTKGNIVGKHKGIPFYTIGQRHGLGLNLGRPVYVVDIIPERNAIVVGGPEDVLGTELVADSVNWIAIPELTEPIRVEAKIRSQAEPAPCTVTPLEDGRVHVRFDEPQRAITPGQTIAFYDGDLVVGGAIIDKRILPHAEDEAEPAVPATT
- the recD2 gene encoding SF1B family DNA helicase RecD2; protein product: MREDTEQLALFGGGFLKGEILHEIFHNDETLYTVARVKVLEASEEGAPDEAVVVGHFPRPHPDEQYIFYGEWVDHPKFGRQYHARRFEKALPKTRAGLIKYLSSGLFPGVGKKTAEKIVDRFGEQALTVIAQTPERLEEIPGLSAAKARKIHEAVLEHQALEQALVFLYEFGIGTALALRIYQVYRHDTLRVLREDPYRLIVDVEGVGFKRADEIGRAMGVAVDSPRRLRAACLHLLQEAAHGGGHAFLPVPELVGRVVRLLDESGDHRFSDADVEREILALHEEGQVVVEGARCYLPSLYWAEVGVARHVARLLATPAVERFSDDEVRAALAAVEEELGIRYAPSQRLAIETAVREPLMILTGGPGTGKTTVLRGLCRLFARLWKLPLDPAAYRAPDSPPYPILLVAPTGRAAKRMGEATGLPAMTVHRLLGWRGDAVERDADNPLEGRLLIVDETSMMDIWLTNQLLRAVPRGMRVLFVGDADQLPSVGPGNVLADLIASHRVPVVRLTDVYRQAEGSSIIRLAHAVKDGVLPDDFADPLPDRRFFPCSGETCVEVIKQVCTAALAKGYAARDIQVLAPMYRGPAGVDQLNRELQALFNPPAPGKGELELGETVFRVGDKVLQLVNNPEAQVFNGDIGEVVAILSPEEVGEREPVVVVRFDAHEVRYRRSQLHQLTLAYCCSIHKAQGSEFPIVILPLLRAHWRMLRRNLLYTGVTRAKSYLILCGERAAFAHAARCADDRERFTALIERLAQTVDGMPAGGEDEAVADGQTNG